The bacterium genome window below encodes:
- a CDS encoding succinylglutamate desuccinylase/aspartoacylase family protein: MLILGGAHPNEPAGYITAALLVENISVERGRVFVIPRANRSGFTHTEPGEAHPHFFEIPTPDGPRRFRYGCRFTNPLDQWPDPEVYLHYPSGQRLSGTETRNLNRAFPGRASGNFTERLAFAITQLIEAERVDLVIDLHEASPEYPVINAIVAHERAMDVAALANLNLQAEGLQYSLEPSPTNFRGLTHREIGDATLAMAILMESANLMQGRLRGRCDAGLILDGQDPWYLSAARAGLVRVPYDETGIPLEVRVGRHLAGVQALTDALAFVSPDRAVSIRGIPSYADAQERGMGAYLIPKTKQPKRGE, from the coding sequence ATTCTCATTCTCGGTGGTGCGCATCCGAATGAACCGGCCGGCTATATCACCGCCGCGTTGCTCGTCGAGAACATCTCCGTCGAACGGGGCCGGGTGTTCGTCATCCCCCGCGCCAACCGCAGCGGATTTACGCACACCGAGCCCGGCGAAGCCCATCCCCATTTCTTCGAGATTCCGACTCCCGACGGCCCGCGTCGTTTTCGTTACGGCTGCCGCTTCACGAATCCCCTCGATCAATGGCCCGATCCCGAAGTCTATCTGCACTATCCATCCGGTCAACGTCTGTCGGGAACGGAGACTCGCAATCTGAACCGCGCCTTCCCCGGCCGGGCCAGCGGCAACTTCACCGAGCGTTTGGCGTTCGCCATCACGCAATTGATCGAAGCGGAGCGCGTGGATCTGGTGATTGACCTCCACGAAGCGTCGCCCGAATATCCCGTCATCAATGCCATCGTCGCCCACGAGCGCGCGATGGACGTGGCGGCGCTGGCGAATCTGAATCTGCAGGCCGAAGGTCTGCAATATTCTCTCGAACCTTCCCCCACGAACTTCCGCGGTCTCACGCACCGCGAGATCGGCGACGCCACTTTGGCGATGGCGATCCTCATGGAGTCGGCCAATCTCATGCAGGGCCGTCTGCGCGGGCGCTGTGATGCCGGCTTGATTCTGGACGGCCAGGATCCGTGGTATCTGTCCGCCGCTCGCGCCGGTTTGGTGCGAGTTCCCTATGACGAAACGGGAATCCCGCTTGAAGTTCGCGTCGGTCGCCATTTAGCCGGTGTGCAGGCTCTCACCGATGCGCTCGCCTTCGTTTCGCCCGATCGCGCCGTCTCGATTCGCGGCATTCCCTCGTATGCGGACGCGCAGGAGCGGGGCATGGGAGCGTATCTCATTCCGAAAACGAAACAACCGAAAAGAGGAGAATGA
- a CDS encoding TRAP transporter large permease subunit → MEGWTLLVMVVALVAGVFAFRFPTGIALFLSAVAAALFAGHGLPFRHLAEGAILYLDPILLVVTSLFFMAVFERSGALATLNTATVRAFGSRPRLLLVLLTLFVMFPGMLTGLTAPCVLTTGAMIAPVLIGAGLSRARVGAFLATAAFFGMVAPPVNIAAMLICSGVDMPYVGFGWPLLIATVPLAIVCSFLIAGKGVRGLRDPKILDQLPPSRYGTHGFKLYLPLLLLLVLLFGAKSFPEYIPYIGVPLMFVLAGILGLFTGDRMRVGEVLTWAIRQSLPIVGLLVGIGVFIQILTLTGARGFIVVETLTLPPALLFVGMAVLVPLFGGVSAYGSSSVLGVPLLLALLHYNDIMVAAAISLLASVGDFLPPTRLAVILAAPVVKEEPGRVLRASWIPVILAILWGLAMIFFANPLAKLIGLN, encoded by the coding sequence ATGGAAGGGTGGACGTTGCTCGTCATGGTGGTTGCGCTGGTCGCAGGCGTGTTTGCGTTTCGATTTCCCACCGGCATCGCGCTCTTTCTCTCGGCAGTTGCCGCAGCGCTGTTTGCCGGACACGGATTGCCCTTTCGCCATCTGGCCGAAGGTGCGATTCTTTATCTCGACCCGATTTTGCTGGTGGTCACGTCGCTCTTTTTCATGGCGGTATTTGAGCGTTCGGGGGCGCTGGCTACGCTCAACACCGCCACCGTTCGCGCGTTCGGTTCACGGCCCCGGCTGCTGCTGGTTCTGCTCACGCTCTTTGTCATGTTTCCCGGAATGCTCACCGGCCTCACCGCGCCCTGTGTGCTGACGACCGGAGCGATGATTGCTCCCGTGCTGATTGGCGCGGGACTCTCGCGGGCGCGAGTGGGAGCCTTCCTCGCTACGGCCGCGTTCTTCGGAATGGTCGCGCCGCCCGTCAACATCGCCGCCATGCTCATCTGCTCGGGCGTGGACATGCCCTATGTCGGATTCGGCTGGCCGCTGCTGATCGCCACCGTCCCGCTCGCGATAGTTTGCTCCTTTCTGATCGCGGGCAAAGGAGTTCGCGGCCTGCGTGATCCGAAAATTCTCGATCAACTTCCGCCTTCCCGCTACGGCACGCACGGCTTCAAGCTCTATCTTCCGCTTTTGCTTTTGCTCGTGCTGCTCTTTGGTGCGAAGTCGTTTCCCGAATACATTCCCTACATCGGTGTGCCGCTCATGTTCGTGCTCGCGGGAATCCTCGGACTTTTTACCGGCGATCGGATGAGAGTCGGTGAAGTCCTGACGTGGGCGATCCGTCAGTCACTCCCCATTGTCGGACTGTTGGTCGGCATCGGCGTCTTCATTCAAATCCTTACACTCACCGGTGCGCGCGGTTTCATCGTCGTGGAAACGCTCACTCTCCCGCCGGCGCTGCTCTTTGTCGGCATGGCCGTTCTCGTTCCGCTGTTCGGTGGTGTTTCGGCATATGGATCAAGCAGTGTGCTCGGTGTGCCGCTGCTTCTGGCTCTCCTGCATTACAACGACATCATGGTTGCCGCGGCGATTTCGCTTCTGGCTTCGGTGGGCGATTTCCTTCCTCCGACGCGCTTGGCGGTAATCCTTGCCGCACCCGTTGTCAAAGAGGAACCGGGTCGAGTTCTGCGTGCTTCCTGGATCCCGGTGATTCTGGCGATTCTCTGGGGACTGGCGATGATCTTCTTCGCCAATCCGCTGGCGAAACTCATCGGCTTGAACTGA
- the pgsW gene encoding poly-gamma-glutamate system protein, whose product MRYCLDKRFFIASLLTALVALGALAQTRHPAYDHMVRAAKKVRTAQETLYDRKVELGIADSTLDPQRTGVIGVEYSPITTTVGYLKSKRAAANPDFAAHIVRELLDHGVGPDDSVLVNMTGSFPGLNLAVMMALDALDIRSLRFCSVGASSYGANQEEFTWLDMEDILYRDHLLKRRSNFVTLGGTGDVGGGLSDEARDILKEKALELNYPIIKARSLRRQIRLRMKYIGDPRRYSLLINVGGNHAMLGNGGRQLPGGWNEPGTQPVHPDSLGEPQGIVFDFLANGVPVLNLLHIEDVARQACLPFDPDTLSPPGVSPVYFLIASSGERPH is encoded by the coding sequence ATGCGCTACTGTCTCGATAAACGCTTTTTCATTGCTTCGCTGCTAACGGCTCTTGTTGCGCTGGGTGCGCTCGCTCAGACGCGTCACCCGGCCTACGACCACATGGTCCGCGCCGCCAAGAAAGTGCGCACGGCTCAGGAAACGCTCTACGACCGCAAGGTCGAGCTGGGCATCGCCGATTCCACGCTCGATCCGCAGCGAACCGGCGTCATCGGCGTCGAGTACTCGCCCATCACCACCACCGTCGGCTATTTGAAGTCCAAGCGCGCCGCGGCCAATCCCGATTTCGCCGCCCACATCGTCCGCGAACTCCTCGATCATGGTGTTGGCCCCGATGATTCCGTACTCGTCAATATGACCGGCTCGTTTCCCGGTTTGAATCTGGCGGTGATGATGGCTCTTGATGCTCTCGATATCCGCTCGCTCCGCTTCTGCTCCGTTGGTGCGTCGAGCTACGGAGCCAATCAGGAAGAGTTCACCTGGCTCGATATGGAAGATATTCTCTATCGCGATCACCTGCTCAAGCGCCGCAGCAATTTCGTCACGCTGGGCGGTACGGGTGACGTCGGCGGCGGTCTTTCGGACGAAGCTCGGGATATTCTCAAGGAAAAAGCGCTCGAACTCAACTATCCGATCATCAAAGCTCGTTCTCTGAGGCGGCAGATCCGTTTGCGGATGAAATACATCGGAGATCCTCGCCGCTATTCGCTGCTCATCAACGTCGGCGGCAACCATGCGATGCTGGGCAACGGCGGCCGCCAGCTGCCCGGCGGATGGAATGAGCCGGGAACGCAGCCCGTTCATCCTGATTCCCTCGGTGAACCTCAAGGCATCGTCTTCGATTTTCTTGCCAACGGTGTTCCCGTCCTGAATCTTCTGCATATTGAAGACGTGGCCCGTCAGGCTTGCTTGCCTTTCGATCCCGACACACTCTCCCCGCCGGGAGTTTCGCCGGTCTATTTTCTGATCGCATCGTCCGGCGAGAGACCCCATTGA
- the ggt gene encoding gamma-glutamyltransferase, which produces MGCAPGPLTKPMAEQPPPPPDTTFARAVAVEAPHGMVVSAHPLATQVGLEVLKSGGNAADAALATLAALNVVEPHASGLGGGGFLLYFDAAADSFSVLDYRERAPARIDVPKYFQPADTLRLVQRAGGTSVLTPGAPAGWQAMHARFGTRVLSDLFAPAISLADTGYPVSAKQSAMILDHLADLQVDTGMAAVFLQDSLPLMPGQRLIQKNLASTLRFLAQSRLENLYYPPLASQIVTTVREDGGTLSERDLMSYRALDRRPLRGEYHGYEIISLPPPASGGAALLEILDLVEPYDLKSMGFLSPDYIHTLALATRQSRADGNRWIADPEYTFVPVKKLLSDDWISEARTRMTPDSVPQLVVGMDSARAFAPGNTTHLVIVDGAGNLVSLTQSINYFFGAGLMVPELGLLLNNHMADFAEDTVSISKMAPVRRPPSNMAATIVRKDGQPVLVIGSPGGPRIAAVLAQVIIAVLDFGLPLDEALNAPRFFPVRDILVVETRIPQPTLDTLAARGWRIYPYGSVNNYFGGVHAIQIDSAPRTLRGAADPRRDGAPAGY; this is translated from the coding sequence TTGGGTTGCGCTCCCGGTCCGCTCACCAAGCCGATGGCGGAGCAGCCTCCTCCTCCGCCGGATACCACCTTTGCGCGGGCCGTGGCCGTGGAAGCCCCACATGGCATGGTCGTGTCGGCTCATCCGCTGGCCACGCAGGTTGGGCTGGAAGTCTTGAAGTCCGGCGGCAATGCCGCCGACGCTGCTCTGGCAACCCTCGCCGCACTGAACGTGGTCGAGCCGCATGCCTCGGGACTCGGTGGCGGCGGATTCCTCCTCTATTTTGATGCCGCGGCCGACAGCTTCTCGGTTCTTGACTATCGCGAACGCGCGCCCGCGCGGATTGACGTTCCTAAATACTTCCAGCCCGCAGATACTCTCCGGCTCGTGCAGCGCGCGGGGGGAACGTCCGTTCTCACTCCCGGTGCACCGGCCGGTTGGCAAGCCATGCACGCGCGCTTCGGAACTCGCGTCCTGAGCGATCTTTTCGCCCCGGCAATTTCTCTGGCCGACACGGGCTATCCGGTGTCCGCGAAGCAGTCGGCGATGATTCTCGATCACTTGGCCGATTTGCAGGTTGATACCGGTATGGCGGCGGTGTTCCTGCAGGACAGCCTGCCGCTCATGCCGGGACAGAGGTTGATCCAGAAGAATCTCGCCTCCACGCTTCGTTTCCTCGCCCAATCGCGGCTCGAAAATCTCTACTATCCGCCACTCGCCTCGCAGATTGTTACCACCGTTCGTGAGGATGGCGGCACGCTCTCCGAACGTGATCTCATGTCCTATCGTGCTCTCGATCGCCGGCCTCTACGCGGCGAATATCACGGCTACGAAATCATCTCGTTGCCGCCCCCGGCCAGCGGGGGAGCGGCTCTGCTGGAGATTCTCGATCTCGTGGAACCGTACGATCTGAAGAGTATGGGCTTCCTGAGTCCTGATTACATTCACACGCTCGCGCTTGCCACCCGCCAATCCCGCGCCGATGGAAACCGCTGGATCGCCGACCCGGAGTACACGTTCGTTCCGGTGAAGAAGCTGTTGTCTGATGATTGGATCAGCGAAGCGCGCACGCGGATGACTCCCGACAGCGTACCCCAGCTCGTCGTCGGCATGGATTCGGCCCGTGCCTTCGCTCCCGGCAATACCACCCATCTTGTGATTGTGGACGGCGCCGGGAATCTCGTCAGCCTTACGCAATCCATCAATTACTTTTTCGGTGCGGGACTCATGGTCCCCGAACTCGGTCTCCTGCTCAACAATCACATGGCCGACTTCGCCGAAGACACCGTGTCCATTTCGAAAATGGCTCCCGTCCGTCGTCCGCCCTCCAACATGGCCGCCACGATTGTCCGCAAGGACGGCCAGCCGGTGCTGGTTATCGGTTCGCCCGGCGGGCCGCGCATCGCCGCCGTGCTCGCGCAGGTCATCATCGCCGTTCTCGATTTCGGTCTTCCGCTCGATGAAGCTCTTAACGCGCCGCGCTTTTTCCCGGTGAGGGATATTCTCGTCGTCGAAACGCGCATTCCTCAGCCGACTCTCGACACTCTCGCCGCCCGTGGCTGGAGAATCTATCCCTATGGGAGTGTAAACAACTACTTCGGCGGCGTCCACGCGATCCAAATAGACTCCGCACCACGCACGCTGCGCGGTGCCGCCGATCCCCGCCGCGACGGCGCTCCCGCCGGATACTGA
- a CDS encoding radical SAM protein, with protein MGLQCNVRCSMCYQVDFSPASQLPEIVWKDRLRPAYAVAKRLTIQGGEPTIMKNCRELLALVRKEYPELKLQTVTNGQVFDTLWEEAFLAQGDHLNFSINSVRSEVYKQLVRYGQHEKVIGNMERMVRRKRETGSDVVIRASTVILEETWEELPEFIQWGADHGLDEVIFLLDPTLIPRTPQPSAVRQRIQEAYAVADRNPHLRVIHLTDFDAYYARAKDIEPVRPSPAGTSFLRECPLAFNMLFVDHLGWARPCCKSWYPYGNLKTTSVEEIWNGSRAARFRKRIRQKNYRDCLQSCDLNTNPASDIVANAHRAYWAWRRDPQNVIKKGLRKLGLTSAQKKPPKAEKE; from the coding sequence ATGGGCCTTCAATGCAACGTCCGCTGTTCCATGTGCTATCAGGTGGATTTCAGTCCGGCCTCGCAACTTCCGGAGATCGTCTGGAAAGACCGTCTGCGCCCGGCCTATGCCGTCGCCAAACGGCTGACGATTCAAGGTGGCGAACCGACCATTATGAAAAACTGTCGTGAGCTTCTTGCCCTCGTCCGGAAGGAATACCCTGAACTGAAACTACAAACCGTAACCAACGGCCAGGTCTTCGACACGTTATGGGAAGAGGCCTTTCTGGCTCAGGGGGATCACCTGAACTTCAGTATCAATTCGGTGCGGAGCGAAGTATACAAACAACTCGTCCGATACGGCCAACATGAGAAGGTTATCGGCAACATGGAGCGTATGGTCCGGCGAAAACGGGAGACCGGTTCAGACGTGGTCATCCGAGCGAGTACGGTTATTCTCGAAGAGACCTGGGAAGAATTGCCGGAATTTATTCAATGGGGTGCGGATCACGGACTTGATGAAGTCATCTTTCTGTTGGACCCAACCCTGATCCCCCGCACTCCGCAGCCGTCTGCCGTCCGCCAGAGAATCCAGGAGGCATATGCTGTGGCTGATCGGAATCCTCACTTGCGGGTGATTCACCTGACTGACTTCGATGCCTACTACGCCCGAGCGAAGGATATTGAACCGGTGCGCCCTTCTCCGGCAGGAACCTCATTTTTGCGAGAATGTCCGCTGGCATTTAACATGTTGTTCGTGGATCACTTGGGTTGGGCTCGTCCATGCTGCAAATCGTGGTATCCATACGGCAATCTGAAAACGACCTCAGTAGAGGAAATCTGGAACGGCTCAAGAGCAGCGCGTTTCCGAAAGCGAATACGGCAAAAGAACTATCGAGACTGCCTCCAGTCGTGCGACCTCAATACGAATCCAGCGTCAGATATCGTTGCCAACGCGCATCGCGCCTATTGGGCGTGGCGACGCGATCCACAGAACGTGATCAAGAAGGGACTTCGGAAGTTGGGTCTGACGTCCGCGCAGAAGAAGCCGCCCAAGGCGGAGAAGGAATGA
- a CDS encoding peroxiredoxin family protein, with the protein MREFYKLLLILLASLFCSSLGLAVEIRMGDSRTMTDIGSLERGKLPFLRVDELDRKLPLGVIRDASGIMVLRTAYDCVPVYEMDTTEVVVQDGIPYVNAEIVARALGCRMEGKRRSARIQCPETLDTTRVGSAIGERAPGFRLFSADSVLFTLDSLREGGPVVVMFVRPAEWDPVSRALLVGAQQKLDSLRGGGFSVVGIHGYETRFGKRWADSLKLDFPLLSDRFSAVMRGYKVFDKGNLPYPTLFLMDESGIIRLKRVWKEYADVVDWKEIMGAISEKN; encoded by the coding sequence ATGAGAGAATTCTACAAACTTTTGCTCATCCTTTTGGCGTCGCTCTTCTGTTCATCGCTTGGGCTTGCGGTGGAAATCCGAATGGGCGATTCGAGAACGATGACGGACATCGGTTCGCTGGAGCGGGGGAAGCTGCCGTTTCTGCGCGTGGATGAACTCGATCGCAAGCTGCCGCTGGGCGTGATTCGGGATGCCTCGGGGATCATGGTTCTGCGGACGGCCTACGACTGCGTGCCCGTCTATGAAATGGACACCACCGAGGTGGTCGTTCAGGATGGCATTCCATACGTCAATGCGGAGATCGTGGCGCGGGCGCTGGGATGCAGGATGGAAGGTAAACGGCGGAGTGCGAGGATTCAGTGCCCGGAGACGCTTGACACGACACGGGTGGGAAGCGCGATCGGCGAGCGAGCCCCCGGATTCCGGCTGTTCTCGGCGGATAGTGTTCTGTTCACGCTCGACAGCCTGCGGGAGGGCGGGCCGGTGGTGGTGATGTTCGTGAGACCCGCCGAGTGGGACCCGGTCAGCCGGGCGCTGCTGGTGGGCGCGCAACAAAAACTGGATTCACTGCGGGGAGGCGGGTTCTCGGTGGTGGGAATTCACGGCTACGAAACGCGGTTCGGGAAGCGGTGGGCGGACAGTCTGAAGCTCGACTTTCCGCTGCTCTCGGATCGCTTTTCTGCCGTGATGCGCGGCTACAAGGTCTTCGACAAGGGGAATCTCCCATACCCCACTCTGTTCCTAATGGACGAAAGCGGAATCATTCGACTAAAGCGGGTATGGAAGGAATATGCGGACGTCGTGGACTGGAAGGAGATCATGGGAGCGATAAGCGAGAAAAACTGA
- a CDS encoding vitamin B12-dependent ribonucleotide reductase, producing MKFGRKYTRDGVDVFEELRFTAWSSRLTGPDGRVLFEATDLIAPESWSQVAVDVLVQKYLRKAGIPAATKPVEESGVPVWLQRSEPDWEVLDRLPESSRLGGERDSRQVFRRMAGCWTYWAWQHRYFDSERDARIFYDELRFMLAAQMAAPNSPQWFNTGLHWAYGIKGHAQGHYFVNPETGDVTRSDSAYQRPQPHACFIQSVKDDLVNDGGIMDLWEREARLFKYGSGTGTNFSCIRGEAEPLSGGGVSSGLMSFLKIGDRAAGAIKSGGTTRRAAKMVCLDVDHPDIENFVNWKVIEEQKVACLVAGSRACERALNAILKAVTESTLGDRHRSDPRANEALRKAVSAARHEGVPESYIRKIIQFAEQGVTEVRFETYDVDWNGAAYQTVSGQNSNNSVRVPNTFMKAVERDETWPLRARVDGRPLKAIRSRDLWQQIGEAAWACADPGVQYDTTINEWNTCPNDGRINASNPCSEYMFLDDTACNLASLNLMKFLDPQAGTFDVASFRHAVRLWTTVLDVSVQMAQFPSPEIARRSWEYRTLGLGYANLGTLCMVLGLPYDSKEARAWCGAMTAAMTGEVYRTSAEMAGQLGAFPGYARNRDEMLRVIRNHRRAAYNGTLDTYEGITIFPRGLDPDACPEDLNRASREVWDDALALGAKNGYRNAQATVIAPTGTIGLVMDCDTTGIEPDYALVKYKKLAGGGYFRIINGSVPLALERLGYREEQIRQIAQYVRGTGTLDNAPFVSRDALKSKGIPDEALDRIDEALKGAFDITFAITPWIVGEEIVKKNLKLDADALKNAKGDLLTALGFGRKQIRAANDHICGRMTLEGAPHLKPEHLPVFDCASKCGPYGKRYILPQAHLEMMAAAQPFISGAISKTINLPNHASIEEMKDCYAAGWKLMLKSLALYRDGSKLSQPLNVTADEFAEMVEAECESEMKDDVQKVIERIVYETVRRRLPDRRSGYTQKARIGGHKVYLRTGEYDDGTLGEIFLDMHKEGAAFRSLMNCFAIAVSLGLQHGVPLDEYVDAFVFTRFEPNGLVAGNQQIRYSTSVIDYIFRELAISYLDRHDLAHLDPHSEDLRSDTGKGEQGEEEEFTAPPEGEAVLKKEPLRDEPKKRAEKAESSPSASVTHPRSMHIKVTIPARAGNGHGIAGHAQLIEEARLKGYEGDPCPECGQFTMVRNGTCTKCLSCGATSGCS from the coding sequence TTGAAATTCGGGCGTAAATATACTCGCGATGGTGTGGATGTATTCGAAGAACTTCGTTTCACCGCCTGGTCATCCCGTCTGACCGGACCGGACGGCCGCGTGCTGTTCGAAGCCACGGACCTCATCGCGCCCGAATCGTGGTCACAGGTTGCGGTGGACGTGCTCGTCCAGAAGTATCTCCGCAAAGCGGGTATCCCCGCCGCCACCAAGCCCGTGGAAGAATCCGGTGTCCCGGTGTGGCTGCAACGCTCTGAGCCGGACTGGGAAGTCCTCGACCGTCTGCCCGAATCCAGTCGTCTGGGCGGGGAACGCGACAGCCGTCAGGTGTTCCGCCGCATGGCCGGCTGCTGGACCTATTGGGCCTGGCAGCATCGCTATTTCGACAGCGAACGCGACGCACGGATCTTCTACGACGAACTCCGCTTCATGCTGGCCGCGCAGATGGCCGCCCCCAACAGCCCACAGTGGTTCAACACCGGCCTCCACTGGGCCTATGGAATCAAGGGTCACGCTCAGGGCCACTATTTCGTGAATCCCGAGACCGGCGACGTTACCCGCTCCGACAGCGCCTACCAGCGTCCGCAGCCCCACGCCTGCTTCATTCAATCGGTTAAAGACGATCTCGTCAACGACGGCGGGATCATGGACCTTTGGGAACGGGAAGCCCGCCTGTTTAAATACGGTTCCGGCACCGGCACCAATTTTTCGTGTATTCGCGGAGAAGCCGAACCCCTCTCGGGGGGAGGCGTTTCCAGCGGACTGATGAGCTTCCTGAAAATCGGAGATCGCGCCGCCGGAGCCATCAAGTCGGGTGGAACGACCCGCCGCGCCGCCAAGATGGTCTGCCTCGACGTGGATCATCCCGATATCGAGAACTTCGTCAATTGGAAGGTCATCGAGGAGCAGAAGGTTGCCTGCCTCGTGGCGGGATCGCGCGCCTGCGAGCGGGCTCTCAATGCCATCCTCAAGGCGGTAACCGAATCCACGCTCGGCGACCGTCATCGCTCCGATCCCCGCGCCAACGAAGCGCTCCGCAAGGCCGTGAGCGCCGCCCGCCACGAAGGAGTTCCCGAATCCTACATCCGTAAGATTATCCAATTCGCCGAACAGGGAGTGACCGAAGTCCGTTTCGAGACCTATGACGTGGACTGGAACGGTGCGGCCTATCAAACGGTTTCCGGCCAGAATTCCAATAATTCCGTGCGCGTTCCCAATACTTTTATGAAAGCCGTCGAGCGCGACGAAACGTGGCCGCTGCGAGCTCGCGTGGACGGCCGGCCGCTGAAGGCGATTCGCTCCCGCGATCTCTGGCAGCAGATCGGCGAAGCCGCCTGGGCCTGCGCCGATCCCGGTGTGCAGTACGACACCACCATCAACGAATGGAACACTTGCCCGAATGATGGCCGCATCAACGCGTCCAATCCGTGCAGTGAGTATATGTTCCTTGACGACACGGCATGTAATCTGGCCAGCCTGAATCTGATGAAGTTTCTTGATCCGCAGGCCGGTACGTTCGACGTCGCGAGCTTCCGCCATGCCGTGCGCCTGTGGACCACCGTCCTCGATGTGTCCGTGCAGATGGCCCAGTTCCCCTCGCCGGAAATCGCCCGGCGCTCGTGGGAATATCGCACGCTCGGCCTCGGCTATGCCAATCTCGGCACGCTCTGCATGGTGCTGGGATTGCCCTATGACAGCAAGGAGGCCCGCGCCTGGTGCGGGGCGATGACCGCCGCCATGACCGGTGAAGTCTATCGCACGTCGGCGGAGATGGCCGGACAGCTCGGTGCGTTTCCCGGCTACGCCCGCAATCGCGACGAGATGCTCCGCGTCATCCGCAATCATCGCCGCGCCGCCTATAACGGCACGCTCGACACCTACGAAGGGATTACGATCTTTCCGCGCGGTCTCGATCCCGATGCCTGTCCCGAAGACCTCAATCGCGCATCCCGCGAGGTGTGGGATGATGCGCTCGCGCTCGGCGCGAAGAACGGCTATCGCAACGCGCAGGCCACCGTCATCGCTCCCACCGGCACCATCGGCCTGGTCATGGACTGCGACACCACCGGTATTGAGCCCGACTACGCGCTGGTCAAATACAAGAAACTTGCGGGAGGCGGATATTTCCGCATCATCAACGGTTCGGTTCCGCTGGCTCTCGAGAGACTCGGCTACCGCGAAGAGCAGATTCGCCAGATTGCCCAGTACGTTCGCGGCACCGGCACTTTGGACAACGCGCCCTTCGTCAGCCGCGACGCGCTGAAATCGAAGGGAATCCCCGACGAGGCGCTGGATCGGATTGATGAAGCGCTGAAGGGAGCTTTCGATATCACGTTTGCGATCACGCCGTGGATCGTCGGCGAGGAGATCGTCAAGAAGAATCTCAAACTCGATGCCGACGCGCTCAAGAACGCGAAGGGCGACCTGCTGACGGCGCTCGGCTTCGGTCGCAAACAGATCCGCGCCGCCAACGATCACATCTGCGGGCGCATGACTCTCGAGGGCGCGCCGCATCTCAAGCCCGAGCATCTTCCCGTCTTCGATTGCGCGAGCAAGTGCGGGCCCTACGGCAAGCGCTACATCCTTCCGCAGGCGCACCTCGAAATGATGGCCGCCGCTCAGCCGTTCATCAGCGGCGCGATCTCCAAGACCATCAATCTGCCCAATCACGCCTCGATCGAGGAGATGAAGGACTGCTACGCGGCGGGTTGGAAGCTCATGCTCAAGTCGCTGGCTCTCTATCGCGACGGCTCCAAACTCTCCCAACCGCTCAACGTTACCGCCGATGAGTTCGCCGAGATGGTGGAAGCGGAATGCGAAAGCGAGATGAAAGACGACGTGCAGAAGGTGATCGAGCGCATCGTCTACGAGACGGTGCGTCGTCGCCTGCCCGACCGTCGCAGCGGTTACACCCAGAAGGCGCGCATCGGCGGCCACAAGGTCTATCTCCGCACCGGCGAATATGACGACGGTACCCTCGGCGAGATCTTCCTCGATATGCACAAGGAGGGCGCGGCCTTCCGCAGTCTGATGAACTGCTTTGCCATCGCGGTCTCTCTGGGTTTGCAGCATGGCGTGCCGCTCGATGAGTACGTGGACGCCTTCGTCTTCACCCGCTTCGAGCCCAACGGTCTGGTCGCCGGCAATCAGCAGATTCGCTACTCGACTTCGGTGATTGACTACATTTTCCGTGAGCTGGCCATCAGCTATCTCGACCGCCACGATCTGGCCCATCTCGATCCCCACAGCGAGGACTTGCGCAGCGATACGGGGAAGGGCGAGCAGGGCGAGGAAGAGGAGTTCACGGCTCCTCCGGAAGGCGAGGCGGTGCTGAAGAAGGAGCCACTTCGCGATGAACCGAAGAAGCGGGCCGAGAAAGCGGAGTCATCGCCGAGCGCTTCAGTCACTCATCCGCGCAGCATGCACATCAAGGTCACGATTCCCGCTCGCGCGGGCAACGGCCACGGCATCGCCGGTCACGCTCAACTCATCGAGGAAGCCCGCCTCAAGGGCTACGAAGGCGATCCCTGTCCCGAGTGCGGCCAGTTCACCATGGTCCGCAACGGCACCTGCACCAAGTGCCTCTCCTGCGGCGCGACCAGCGGATGTAGCTGA